The genomic region GGTTTCCGTAATCGTTTCCCTGTATAGCGTTTTTATACGAGTATGTTTAATGCACGttcttgctttaaaaaaatgattatcgAGCTGGCGTTCTCTGGTATAAggtatttgtatttaaatgaaattcaTAGTTTTCACCTTTACCTTTTGCATTTCATAATATCTATGTGTTGACAATTTCTGACCTTGTATAGCCGGCTTTAGCCGCAAAGGATGAACTATAGGTACATTAGAATTAATTTACATACTGAACTCGTATACTGAAATATTAGTAAGCTGATACATACGCAGCGGTCCGTATCACAACAGTTAATTTGAACCGTGCTCGAACTTCGACCAAATATCTGTTCGTTATTGTGAGGAATGCAGAgctgtaaataaaatcaaagtactgacagtactggtgtgacgatgcttttgaagaggattgatataaaagcatctatttaagtttatctacatccccacaattgtgtatgtgtgtacgaaaattttaagtaggaaaaaaatgggtacgaaaattttgggtacaaaaattatgccaaaaaaaaaataagtacgtaaaaagatttggttacgaaaaaaaatgggtaagaaaaaaatgggtacgaaaaaaaaattggttacgagcTAAAATttgagtaagaaaaaaaattgggtacgaaaaatgtagggtacgaaaaaaaaatgggggtacggggaattagtacccgtggggaacttgatcctttcagcgaatcTGGGAGGcaggttacattctcgatcaaatataacaagaaatatctttaaaaaggtattcgacgtgtattttctgtaccacttatcttaaaaaactgtctgttacagtaaaacgtttgtgggttataacattacgtttcagcatataaattcaaaacttgacatgctctttaattacaccatgctctttaatttcacatgtatatcataccaaactttatatttcgttgttaaCTTTCCTAatttaatgatgctatgtgtacggacgtgatttcacaatcccatgtgcatgaacatatacgttttctcttttgattatcgatatttttctctaattcaataagcttaggcatgtttgttcgttaagtacggcaataatttcatgatgattcccgatcgaaagtgggtatgagcacatagtcgttagagcacttgaatacgtgagttcgcccatgaacacatggtaaggttaactaaatctccgcgatatgaccttatatgtgtttaaaacagcaaacaatatccaacaaacgaatgaattgtcaaacatagtatgtgcactgatgtggctttgttatttatgtttgaaaagtttataaaatatgcaaaatgagaaaacacgcagaagagcgagtatcacagataagatacggctattatgctgtttatataccatagtcgctacaacgtttacaaatggcaggttcgaaataattcgttttctttacactaatgatcgcgttgaaagttaattatacacgttttaattcgcaatttatttactgattcacgacaattgtcaaatacaatacagaaaatgcatagttgtttcattgatctataaacatatataatggattaaatataactgattaaaaattaacgtttttgaactattattaaatcttttcccagaatatgctgtcctatttatagctgagcttcatatacctttatcaatgataatcagcgaggtatgccgattagaaaaatcgagctatctcaatcggactggctcggtcttttacataggttgccattgtgaagaattttttcatgatatgataacttagacgatgcttcgcagtaTCGTCAAATCGTCAATAATACATGTGCAAAGTTTTCATTTGCGTTGCTAAAACAATAATATCGATACGTTGCACGAGTCGTTACTATGTTTATATAGTCAATCTCTATTATATTGCATGCAGTCGTCAATATTTATGGCATTTCAACATATCGAGagttaacatacacaatatatggGTCTGATTTCATATACCTGAACAATGCGACTTTCTTATTCCATTTATTGACAAATAGTGATCATTACAAACATGGCCAAAAAAGGAGTTATTTCAATTAGGTGTTTGTGACAATCAAACCGGTTACATAGTGAAATGATAAATCCTTTTTGCCCTCGAGCGACGTTATTACAAAAATAACGGTGCGaaattataaaatagaaattagaaAAATcgtttaacatacattttttggCATGCATCCGGCCCGGAAACCGTGAGAGGTGTCGAAATCAAAGACTTCTATCGCGTAACAGGTCTGGAAAAACACGTTTGCAAAGTGTCAAATCGTACAGTTTGTTAAAGGTCAATGGtcgaataaaatattattaagtaAATCTTAATAAACCAAAATCAGATTGGACAGTGTAATATATATATCGCAAACATGTCATTGTAAAATGAGGCTTTACAACTGACCGTGTTTTCTCTGAGCAATCATAACTATTttagaatttgtttttgtttttaaatgaccTTGTAGGAAACACGATATCAAAATATACTAAACAACGCAAAATTAACTTGATAAAGGCAGAATATACTACTCAAAAGCAGAATATACTGCACAAAACAGAATAAACCATAAAAAAATGTACTacacaaaaacatattatattgcgCAAAAACAGAATATACTATTTGAAAAAGAATTTAATCCGCAAAAGcagatttgattaaaaaaaggcGGAATGTCCTGATAAGTCAGAATATTAAGGCACGTGTTTCACATACCTCACTTACTTGACACGTGGTCGTTGCCATGCATTCTGACAAGCTCCTCACTAAGGTGGGGCACGTGTAACACTCAACCGCTGAAATTCACAAGAACCTTGTAGATGCTGTTGTTGGTGTCGTCGTCGTGCCGTTTGACTACGTTATATATACGAAATAATTTCCGGACATGGATGGCTAGTTCAGATGATAGAGCACTGGACTGCAAATTAGGCCACTTTAATTGTGAGGGTATTGATCATGATATTCTTTTTGAAGACAGTTGTCAGCTACCGGTATATGCACATGATATTAGTTAAACCAGCTAACCCacttaaaatgtgatttttttttgtttaagtgaaGGCCGTAATATGGCTTCCATACTGTTACCACAGcgcatacccccccccccccccccaaaaaaaaaaaaacacacacaaacacatccaacaaaataaaaataaaataaaaattaattaattatccgGCTTAATTTTGGTTATTGCGATAAtaaacaggggggggggggcatgcgtaaaCTTAATCTTACTGGGTTTAAGtcaggttagttggaacttacttccaagatggcgttgttttcgtgtttttcgtgaagAGTATCGGATATTTTCATccggtaagccactttatatttgtatttcttttacaCGAATACGCCCATTCGGCTCTATCGTGTTTGTTTCAAGATCGTGGACTTCGGGAGAAAAACGCTACTGAAGGAAAGCCGTCCACAATTATGTTGTCTACTAACTAACGTAATCGCTGTTCACGCGGAGGTGTTTAccaggttacattacactaaatcattgaaAATCATTCCATGGTCCATTCGAAAGAAGTGCCCTTATTTATAAGGTTCCTGTTGTCTTCTAGAATAAAAGCCAATTTACATTCAGACTTATCTGGTGTGGTTATGTCAAGTATCCTATATGTTTCTTGAGTACTTTGATCCCTTTGATTTGaggctaacttaaaagatgagcTTTTGGTGGCGTGTTTTCTGTTGTATGTTGCTTGTGTCAAAATAAAACTTCGAATACACTGTTTCTATCGTGTCTGTATTAAGTGGAGATTTTCTGAAGTTGCGAAAATGAacctttttttattgaaattattggaaaAAAACAGATCCATCGTTAACATGATACCAGAATTGAAAACTTGATCTATAGAAAAGACAATACGAACGcgttgaaagttggcagttttaaAATGGTACCCTAGGAGAATTGAAATTAGGGTTATATAACCAACAACAAATGTACTTGTCACAGACCAACAGTGACCTCTACAACCACAGTGCTGTAGATACAGCATAGACGCGGATTACGCGACTTTGAACGTTAAGTGTAATTTTCTCATACTGTTTGAAATTTAGTCAGGACAAAAATGAGAACCGTTGATGTGTAGCTGGAATTTGTTAACGCCACATTTGCAGTAAAATGTGGAGATGCTTTTCGCATTTAATCAAATAatgaatttgaaaatacttacatggaaaaatacttacatggaattatgtcatatttaacacatatataaCTCTTGATGCAACCGCACACAGGTAGGTAAATAACGTAGTATACACAAGAATGACTTGACAAGTTATATCGCGATCCGGATAATTCGCGATCGCTAGTGGGCGTGGATCCTTTGATCCGCGATGAAATCGATCTGTAGTGTATGTGAAATTAAGATAGAAGAAAAATAAAGATATAAAAAGAAAGTGTTGTGGGTTAAAAGCTCTGAAGTAGATTAGATTCTGATTTAAACATGTTGGAAGTGAAAAATAACGACACACAAAAGGGGCCGCTAATACCTTTCTATGATGAATTGTCTGAACAATTCCTGTGTAAAGGTCCTGTTGTGAGAATGAAGACTTAttcgggtgccaacgctcggctgtgggttcagttttgaataaatgaaagcatgtcaGAAGTGAccttacctttgacctagtgacccaaaattgggtgtggcgtgtagaactcatcaaggtgcatctacatatgaagtttcaaagttgtatgcggaagcactttgattttagagcctatgttaacgTTTTAGCTCGACGCGGAGGGTGGACGGCAGACGGCGGATCCAAAACTTGACTAAAGTGAAAGAGAATGTACAGTTCAAGATCGCAAACAATTACCTACGGCATCTTCCACAGAAT from Dreissena polymorpha isolate Duluth1 chromosome 5, UMN_Dpol_1.0, whole genome shotgun sequence harbors:
- the LOC127881936 gene encoding uncharacterized protein LOC127881936 isoform X2, which encodes MATTTCQTCYAIEVFDFDTSHGFRAGCMPKNLCIPHNNEQIFGRSSSTVQINCCDTDRCRQQQPLQPPPRQPLVQLPGLPLVAGPRHNAGTTGTVVITMRVITTPTIVTEHAEIAIN
- the LOC127881936 gene encoding uncharacterized protein LOC127881936 isoform X1, translating into MATTTCQVSETCYAIEVFDFDTSHGFRAGCMPKNLCIPHNNEQIFGRSSSTVQINCCDTDRCRQQQPLQPPPRQPLVQLPGLPLVAGPRHNAGTTGTVVITMRVITTPTIVTEHAEIAIN